GAAGAAACCCGCCCACGTTGAAAAGGTGGAGAGGGTTCTGAACGAACTCGGATTCAACGATTTCACAACCAAAACCGTGATCCCCTACGATGAACTGGTGGAGGAGTACGATCCGGAGATAGAGGCCATCCTCTCCAACCCGGAGTCACCGACTTACCAGAAGGCCCTTGAGCTGAAGAATATTCTCCTCGAATACGCGGAATGATTCTTCCCAACCTTTTGTTTATAACACTCATATTTAAAAATCGTTAAAAATCGTGCTACTCTAGCCCACATTGGTGATACCATGCTCACGCTCAACAGGCTCGTTGATGAGGGGGACGCGGAGGGCATCCTCGAGTACGCGAGGGAGTTCCACGGGCACGCCTGTCCCTACCTCGCGCTCGGAATCAGGGCGTCGCTGGTGGCGATGGAGGAACTCGGCGTCGGCAGGCTCGACTACTCCGGAAGCGTTGACGAATCGATCCTGGCGGTAGTCGAGATAAACAGCTGCTTCACCGACGGCGTCCAGGTAACGACCGGATGCACGCTAGGAAACAACTCCCTGATCTACCTCGACCTCGGAAAGACGGCCCTGACCCTCGTGAAGCGCTCCACATGGGAGGGTGTGAGGGTTTACGCAGACGCGGAGAGGCTCGCCAAGTACTACCCGCCCGGAGCCAGGGAGCTTTTTGACAAAGTCGTCAGGGAGAGGAAGGGAACGGATGAGGAGAGGAAAAGGCTGTGGAAGCTCTGGGAGGAGATAGCCCACTCTATGCTC
This window of the Thermococcus siculi genome carries:
- a CDS encoding FmdE family protein yields the protein MLTLNRLVDEGDAEGILEYAREFHGHACPYLALGIRASLVAMEELGVGRLDYSGSVDESILAVVEINSCFTDGVQVTTGCTLGNNSLIYLDLGKTALTLVKRSTWEGVRVYADAERLAKYYPPGARELFDKVVRERKGTDEERKRLWKLWEEIAHSMLTLPKEEFKVERVKVPPMEQAPIFSSLRCSKCGELVMETRAVHVDGKPYCLSCAGERYLGVLGRGIVELGGRE